Proteins encoded together in one Chitinophaga sp. LS1 window:
- the dnaJ gene encoding molecular chaperone DnaJ produces the protein MSTKRDYYEILGVAKSASQDEIKKAYRKVAMQYHPDRNPNNKEAEEKFKEAAEAYEALSDADKRAQYDRFGHAGMGNRGGGYGGGNMNMDDIFSNFGDIFGDDIFGSFFGGNRAGGGAGRRGRGTRGSNLRIKIRMTYEEIAKGANKKIKVKKHVPCQHCGGLGAKDKNAFQTCNTCHGSGQVRKVTQTFLGQMQTVATCPTCHGEGQIITSKCGHCKGEGRMYGEEMVSIDIPAGVQEGMQLSMSGKGNAGERGGAPGDLLILIEEEPHPELQRDGLNVAFDLYISFPDAVFGTSVEVPTIDGKAKIKIPAGTQSGKVFRLKGKGFPSVNSYEKGDQLIHVNVWTPQQVNSEEKTFLEKVQSSDNFQPKPDKSEKGFFEKVRDIFS, from the coding sequence ATGTCTACCAAACGAGATTATTACGAAATACTGGGCGTCGCCAAGTCTGCCTCCCAGGATGAAATTAAAAAGGCATACCGTAAGGTAGCTATGCAGTACCATCCTGACCGCAATCCCAACAATAAGGAAGCAGAAGAAAAATTTAAAGAGGCAGCTGAAGCCTACGAGGCATTGAGCGATGCGGACAAGCGTGCCCAGTATGACCGTTTTGGTCACGCGGGTATGGGTAATCGCGGTGGCGGTTACGGTGGCGGTAACATGAACATGGATGATATCTTCTCCAATTTCGGAGACATTTTCGGAGACGATATCTTTGGCAGCTTCTTCGGTGGTAACCGTGCCGGCGGCGGTGCTGGCAGACGTGGCAGAGGTACACGTGGTTCCAATCTTCGTATTAAGATCCGCATGACCTATGAAGAGATCGCCAAAGGTGCCAATAAAAAGATCAAGGTTAAAAAACATGTACCCTGTCAGCATTGTGGCGGATTGGGTGCGAAAGATAAAAACGCTTTCCAGACCTGTAATACCTGTCATGGGTCCGGTCAGGTAAGAAAAGTAACCCAGACTTTCCTGGGGCAGATGCAGACAGTAGCTACCTGTCCAACCTGTCATGGCGAAGGCCAGATCATTACCAGCAAATGCGGACACTGTAAAGGTGAAGGCCGTATGTATGGTGAAGAAATGGTAAGCATCGACATTCCGGCAGGCGTACAGGAAGGTATGCAGCTGAGCATGAGCGGTAAAGGTAATGCCGGTGAAAGAGGGGGTGCTCCCGGGGATCTGCTGATCCTCATTGAAGAGGAACCACATCCGGAACTGCAAAGGGATGGGCTGAATGTAGCCTTTGACCTGTACATTTCCTTCCCTGATGCGGTGTTTGGTACTTCGGTAGAGGTGCCGACCATCGATGGTAAGGCAAAGATCAAGATCCCGGCTGGTACACAATCCGGTAAGGTATTCAGGTTAAAAGGTAAAGGGTTCCCTTCCGTGAATTCTTATGAGAAAGGCGATCAGCTGATCCATGTGAATGTATGGACACCTCAGCAGGTGAACAGTGAGGAGAAAACTTTCCTGGAAAAGGTACAGAGTTCAGACAACTTCCAGCCGAAGCCGGATAAGTCTGAGAAAGGCTTCTTTGAAAAAGTAAGAGACATTTTTAGCTAA
- a CDS encoding redoxin domain-containing protein, protein MSIAIGTKAPAFSLNDTEKKKVTLEDFKGQNLVILFFPLAFTSVCTAELCSVRDTLATYNSLNTAVVGISVDSPFTLGKFKAEQNLNFPLLSDFNKEASQAYGAYYDNFVLDLKGVSKRAAFVVDKEGTVKYAQVLESAGDLPDFEAIKKTLAELQ, encoded by the coding sequence ATGAGCATTGCAATCGGCACAAAAGCACCAGCTTTTTCTCTGAATGATACTGAGAAGAAAAAAGTAACCCTGGAAGATTTCAAAGGACAGAATCTGGTTATCCTTTTCTTTCCATTGGCATTTACCAGTGTATGTACAGCAGAACTGTGCAGTGTAAGAGATACCCTGGCTACTTATAACAGTTTGAATACTGCGGTAGTAGGTATTTCTGTAGACTCTCCGTTCACCCTGGGTAAATTTAAGGCAGAGCAGAACCTGAACTTCCCATTGCTGTCTGACTTCAATAAGGAGGCATCCCAGGCTTATGGTGCTTATTATGACAACTTTGTACTGGACCTGAAAGGGGTATCCAAGAGAGCGGCTTTCGTAGTAGACAAAGAAGGTACTGTGAAGTATGCACAGGTGCTCGAGTCTGCTGGTGATCTGCCAGATTTTGAAGCAATAAAGAAAACACTGGCTGAGTTGCAATAA
- a CDS encoding class I SAM-dependent rRNA methyltransferase encodes MTKVFLKKKIQNRVLQGHPWIFGNEVGEIQGPVDAGDIVDVFTHQGHFLGRGYINPQSQILVRLLTRDKNEMIDAGFFYRRLLKAWKYRQQLGYVENCRLVFGEADEMPALVIDKFNDYFVLQTLALGMEKWKGAIVDALNRIFSPKGIYERNDVPVRELEGMQQQKGFLSAPFDTNIIINENGLKFHVDIENGQKTGYFLDQQDNRRAIQHIVKDADVLEAFCYTGTFSCHAGHYGAKSVLGLDISEHAVNTARKNAQLNNLEDKCKFQAVNAFDVLKQWTKEEKKFDVVILDPPAFTKSRENIQKAITGYKEINLRGMKLLKPGGFLVTASCTNLVPPSMFLEIIDMAAKDAKKKLRQVTFQTQAQDHPILWNIENTTYLKFLIVEVQ; translated from the coding sequence ATGACCAAAGTTTTTTTAAAGAAAAAAATACAGAATCGCGTACTGCAGGGACATCCATGGATTTTTGGCAACGAAGTCGGAGAGATCCAGGGACCGGTAGATGCCGGCGATATTGTGGATGTATTCACGCATCAGGGCCACTTTCTGGGTAGAGGGTATATAAACCCACAATCTCAGATCCTGGTTCGCCTGCTAACCCGTGACAAAAACGAGATGATCGATGCCGGGTTCTTCTACCGCCGATTGCTCAAGGCATGGAAATACCGCCAGCAGCTGGGTTATGTGGAAAACTGCCGTTTAGTGTTTGGAGAAGCTGACGAAATGCCGGCGCTTGTCATAGATAAGTTCAATGATTACTTCGTATTACAAACCCTGGCATTGGGTATGGAAAAGTGGAAAGGTGCAATCGTCGATGCCCTGAACAGAATTTTCTCTCCAAAAGGAATCTATGAGCGTAACGATGTGCCGGTAAGAGAACTGGAAGGTATGCAACAGCAGAAAGGTTTCCTGAGTGCTCCTTTTGATACGAACATCATTATTAATGAGAATGGATTAAAGTTCCATGTAGATATCGAAAATGGCCAGAAAACCGGCTACTTCCTGGATCAGCAGGATAACCGCAGAGCTATACAACATATTGTAAAAGATGCAGATGTACTGGAAGCGTTCTGTTATACAGGTACTTTCTCCTGTCATGCAGGCCACTATGGTGCAAAGAGCGTATTAGGCCTGGATATTTCTGAGCATGCAGTGAATACTGCCCGCAAAAATGCCCAGCTGAATAACCTCGAAGATAAATGTAAGTTCCAGGCAGTCAACGCATTTGACGTGCTGAAACAATGGACAAAGGAAGAGAAGAAGTTTGATGTGGTGATCCTGGATCCACCGGCATTTACCAAAAGCCGTGAGAATATCCAGAAGGCAATTACGGGTTACAAAGAGATCAACCTGAGAGGAATGAAGCTGCTGAAACCGGGTGGTTTCCTGGTTACAGCGTCTTGTACAAACCTGGTACCGCCATCTATGTTCCTGGAAATCATTGATATGGCTGCGAAAGATGCGAAGAAGAAACTGAGACAGGTGACCTTCCAGACACAGGCGCAGGATCACCCGATATTATGGAATATTGAGAATACAACTTATCTGAAGTTCTTAATAGTAGAAGTACAATGA
- a CDS encoding nucleotide exchange factor GrpE — protein MQTNGQDTENGKGMPDINADENMAGTSHLNDALADESEFDKKQQELDEMKDKYLRLVAEFDNFRKRTAKERIELMQTANKETIISLLDVLDDSERATKQLENTTDITAIKEGVMLVFNKLKSTLQAKGLKPMENLHTEFNADLHDAITEIPAPTEELKGKVLDELQKGYMLNDKLIRHAKVIVGK, from the coding sequence ATGCAGACAAACGGACAGGACACCGAAAACGGTAAAGGTATGCCAGATATTAATGCAGATGAGAACATGGCCGGCACTTCCCACCTTAACGATGCCTTGGCGGATGAAAGCGAATTCGACAAGAAACAACAGGAGCTGGATGAGATGAAGGACAAGTATCTCCGTCTGGTTGCTGAGTTTGACAACTTTAGAAAACGCACTGCCAAAGAAAGGATCGAGTTGATGCAGACTGCCAACAAGGAAACGATCATTTCCCTGCTGGATGTACTGGATGACAGTGAACGCGCCACCAAACAGCTGGAAAACACCACCGACATTACTGCCATTAAAGAAGGCGTTATGCTGGTTTTCAATAAATTGAAATCAACACTACAAGCCAAAGGCCTGAAACCTATGGAGAATTTGCACACTGAATTCAATGCAGATCTTCACGACGCTATCACAGAAATACCTGCACCTACAGAAGAACTGAAAGGGAAAGTACTGGATGAGTTGCAAAAAGGCTACATGCTGAATGACAAATTGATCCGTCATGCAAAGGTTATTGTAGGGAAATAA
- a CDS encoding T9SS type A sorting domain-containing protein, producing the protein MWKTFTLLLTCFILLTTLVSKAQTYKPASSGTDGVSKIVKLYPNPASSRINFELQHNNEQVYDLIVFNFLGKMVGQVKNVSNKTTVELDNYYSGLYIFQLRDRQGNLIESGKFNVVK; encoded by the coding sequence ATGTGGAAAACCTTTACTCTTTTACTTACATGCTTTATACTCCTGACGACCTTAGTTTCTAAGGCGCAGACGTATAAACCTGCTTCATCAGGTACTGATGGAGTGAGTAAAATTGTGAAGTTGTACCCTAATCCTGCATCCTCGAGAATTAATTTTGAATTACAGCATAATAACGAGCAGGTTTATGATCTTATTGTATTCAATTTTCTCGGAAAGATGGTAGGGCAGGTAAAGAATGTGAGTAACAAGACTACGGTGGAGCTGGATAACTATTATAGTGGGTTGTATATTTTCCAGTTGAGAGATAGGCAGGGGAACCTGATAGAGTCTGGAAAGTTCAATGTCGTCAAGTAA